A genomic segment from Poecilia reticulata strain Guanapo linkage group LG3, Guppy_female_1.0+MT, whole genome shotgun sequence encodes:
- the larp6a gene encoding la-related protein 6a produces the protein MHALVNVFMRCLLFLLPPSWLCVSSCLWVGNDCEDALQRPNPRARFKSRKPLTYEEVRAAAEGGSSPSVSLGPGCVSLAATSPAALQGPPKARIWVGALWRAVERVFGAPWVFLRHRWCPKKRRTALRIPCPASAFEPIQIRSFQGASSAAAAAATIQDRGGHGGAAWTQWSNMSGAVAVPGVNSAERASDAPADPSVDEVITVDQHSQEMGTVTITVAIQAAEEDEEPEEERPGNAECLRGSCSEDELGRHDKSSGAGTSGGELEEESWQPPDTELIQKLVAQIEFYLSDENLEHDAFLLKHVRRNKLGFVSVKLLTSFKKVKHLTRDWRTTAYALKQSKILELNDEGRKVRRKSAVPVFASESLPSRMLLLSDLQKWPELAALTKDNGSNEGGATQQEQLMKLLLKAFGTYGAIASVRVLKPGKDLPVDLKRLSGRYAQLGNEECAIVEFEEVEAAVKANEAVGGEDGGTGPLGLKVVLIGTKPPKKKVPKERPREEGGMRKSRSLNSRVRELQYHGDDSACSSSETESTPTSPRLARKSQSCNKLSPTTAGISFQNNHLSPGISPRNSPWSSPRASPCPQRKTPHSHKSPLVGDGRLSPEAGRRWADYSSDSSLTPSGSPWVQRRKQVASQESSPVGSPMLGRKIQNADGLPLGVMRLPRGPDGTRGFHGVTVAERGKTAATQT, from the exons ATGCACGCTTTAGTGAACGTCTTCATGCGATGCCTCCTCTTTCTCCTGCCTCCTTCTTGGCTATGTGTCAGCTCTTGCTTGTGGGTTGGGAATGACTGCGAAGACGCGCTGCAGCGGCCCAATCCGAGAGCTCgtttcaaaagcagaaagcCTCTTACATATGAGGAAGTAAGggcagcagcagaaggaggcTCCAGCCCCTCGGTCTCACTTGGTCCAGGCTGCGTCTCGCTGGCCGCTACAAGCCCCGCTGCTCTTCAGGGCCCTCCAAAGGCTCGGATCTGGGTCGGGGCTCTCTGGCGAGCCGTGGAGCGCGTCTTTGGAGCCCCCTGGGTCTTTCTCCGCCATCGCTGGTGTCCGAAGAAGCGTCGAACAGCTTTGCGCATTCCGTGTCCTGCCAGCGCCTTTGAGCCGATACAGATTAGAAGCTTCCAGGGAGCAAGCTCCGCCGCTGCCGCTGCCGCTACCATCCAGGACAGGGGGGGACACGGCGGAGCCGCCTGGACCCAGTGGAGCAACATGAGCGGAGCCGTGGCGGTCCCCGGCGTGAACTCGGCGGAGCGAGCCTCGGATGCGCCCGCGGACCCGAGCGTCGATGAGGTAATCACGGTGGACCAGCACTCGCAAGAGATGGGGACGGTGACGATCACCGTGGCGATTCAGGCAgcggaggaggacgaggagccGGAGGAAGAGCGCCCCGGTAATGCTGAGTGCCTCCGAGGCAGCTGCAGCGAGGACGAGCTGGGGAGACACGACAAATCAAG TGGTGCCGGCACCAGTGGAGGGGAGTTGGAGGAGGAGAGCTGGCAGCCTCCAGATACGGAGCTCATCCAAAAGCTGGTCGCTCAGATTGAGTTTTACCTGTCTGATGAGAACCTGGAGCACGACGCCTTCCTGCTCAAGCACGTCAGACGCAATAAACTTGGATTTGTTAGCGTCAAGTTGCTCACCTCGTTCAAAAAG GTGAAACACTTGACTCGTGACTGGAGAACAACCGCCTATGCACTAAAACAATCAAAGATCCTTGAGCTGAATGATGAGGGWCGTAAGGTGCGCCGCAAATCTGCGGTGCCAGTCTTTGCCAGTGAGTCGTTGCCCAGCCGCATGCTACTGCTGAGCGATCTGCAGAAGTGGCCAGAACTGGCTGCTCTCACTAAGGATAATGGAAGCAATGAGGGAGGAGCAACACAGCAGGAACAGCTGATGAAACTGCTGCTCAAAGCATTTGGGACATACGGCGCCATTGCCTCAGTCAGAGTCCTAAAGCCAGGGAAGGACCTGCCTGTGGATCTCAAGAGGCTGAGTGGGCGCTACGCACAGCTGGGCAATGAGGAGTGTGCTATTGTGGAGTTTGAGGAGGTGGAGGCAGCTGTTAAAGCCAATGAGGCTGTTGGGGGTGAAGATGGAGGAACGGGTCCCCTGGGGTTAAAAGTGGTCCTGATAGGAACCAAGCCACCGAAGAAGAAAGTACCCAAAGAGCGACCTCGCGAGGAAGGGGGAATGCGCAAAAGTCGTTCTCTCAACAGCAGAGTCCGAGAGCTTCAGTACCACGGGGATGACTCTGCCTGCAGCTcatcagaaacagaaagcaCCCCCACATCACCGAGGCTAGCTAGGAAGTCCCAATCCTGCAATAAGTTAAGCCCCACCACTGCTGGCATTAGCTTCCAGAACAATCATCTAAGTCCTGGTATATCACCACGCAACAGCCCCTGGTCTAGCCCCCGAGCCAGCCCTTGCCCCCAGCGGAAAACCCCCCACTCCCACAAGTCTCCCCTGGTTGGCGATGGCAGGCTGAGCCCCGAGGCTGGGCGCCGGTGGGCAGACTACTCCTCAGACAGTAGCCTGACCCCTTCGGGGAGCCCGTGGGTTCAGCGGCGCAAGCAGGTGGCATCTCAGGAGAGCAGTCCAGTCGGCAGTCCGATGCTGGGTAGAAAAATCCAGAATGCAGATGGGCTGCCGCTAGGCGTAATGAGGTTACCGAGGGGTCCGGATGGAACCCGTGGTTTTCATGGAGTCACTGTTGCCGAGAGGGGAAAGACTGCTGCCACACAGACTTGA